The sequence below is a genomic window from Pongo abelii isolate AG06213 chromosome 15, NHGRI_mPonAbe1-v2.0_pri, whole genome shotgun sequence.
CAGCAACCAGCAGGTCTTAAGGAATTACCAGATCAAAAtttttgttcactcattcatttattcatttgttctgcCTGTGCAAGGCAGCCTCACTCCCAGGCTGTCAGCaggacttttttcttctctttcgtACAGATCTGGTTCTTGGCTTTGCTCCTTGACTCAGGTGACCTCCTGCCCCTCACAGCAGGGTAAACACTTGCATATCACTGACAGGCGGCGCGGAGTCAGCCTTGGAGTCGGCTTTCCATGCCCAGCTCTGAGGCCACTATGCCACGTTCCAGTTGGCTCAAGTACTGAGAGGCAAAACCAGCTCCAGGGCCAGGTGGAGGGGCTGcttctctcctgcctccaccaaATGCTGACCTTGCCTCTGAATGAACAAGCAaaacaaaggaataaatgaatgaataaaaatttgaCCTGTTAATTCCTTAAGACCTTGATAGGTATTCGTGGGTAAGcaattttatactattttataaaaCTGTTTTCAGCTGTTTGTAGTCAGGGTCGGGTGCCAGGCACCTAGACACCCCCCTCCCCATTCCCAGGAAGGTTTTGGCCAAACCTGCATCCACCACCTTGGCAAGCCAACGCATTCGAGGCCCTGGCAGGCCCTGACTCAGCAGGACCGTCTCGCCCTCCACAGCCACCACAGCCACGTGGGCCAACACCCAGCACGTGCCCCACTGCCCCACACCTCTCTGCTGGTGCGgctctcccccagcctcactctcAATACAAAAGGGACAGCACCGAAAGAACAAGGGAGGCCGGAATGGTGGCATTATTCAATCAAATATACAGAGTGCTTCCTTTAATATGTACACATTTACAAAAATGCACTTTCACGAGGAGGGGCGGCCGGGGCCGGCAGGTGGGCAGCGCCAGGTGCCACGGCACGCGTGGACAGTTGCGAGGGGTCTGTGTGAAGGCACTTGTCACGAGCTTCAATACTGCCGCCGTCCCAGGATGGGAGAACTGCGCAGCAGGAAGGGCACTTCTGAAAGCACAGTGGAGAGATCGCTGGAGCGGGCGTTCTGGGCAGGAGGAAGCAGACGGCAGGCAGGGTGGACTGGCCAGCAAGCGCAAGGTTGACCTGCCGGCCTTGGGCCACGCCGATGACCTCAGGCCCCACTAACAACCACAGGTGCGCCAACAGCCACGGGCCGTGCCGGCGGCCGGGGCCACATCAGTAACCAGGGTCCCACCGACCACCGTAGGTCCCACTGACAGCCACAGGTCCCACTGACAGCCACGAGTCCCACCAACAGCCACAGGCCACACCATCAGCCACGGGTCCCACCAACAGCCGTGGGCCACACCAACACAGCCATGGGTCTCACCGGCACTTTGGCCTGGAGCCACAGAGAAACCCGAGTGAGGAATAAAAGGAAGATTCTGTAAACAGTGCACAACCTCTGGTAACAAACGCTACGATTTGGTGAGGATGCAGACACCCTTTGCTCTCTCCTGCCATACAGCGAGTGCCACGCACGGAAACTTTACAAAAATAGCAACTATCCGAGAATACTCCATTGTTTTCGGCCTGACAGTTACTGAATAATTTATACAAGGTTaaagaaacatagaaaataaacatttgttttttgtttttggtggtttttttacACAAAATAAAGAAACTATGCACATGGCCTCAGCCTCCGGGTCCGGCAGACGGCATGGCTCCCACCGAGGGCCCTGCGTCCCGGCCCAGCTGGCGGCCGCCCCTACTCCTTGCCGGTGTAGCGGGCCTCATTGATGCTCCTGACCACGCGGTTGTCCACTTTGGGGCCTGAGGCCCAGTGGGCCGGCCTCCCCGGCGAGCGGCCAGGATCTTTGGTGAATTTGTGTGAGAGGAACTTCTCCGCCTCCAGGGAGTCCTCCTCACCGCGGCCCAGATCCTCgtcctcctcatcctccctgACGCCTGCGTGGCCGGCCGGCCCGGGCAACGCCTCGTCCGCCCTGCGCGGCGGCGGCGTGAAGTTCTTGCACTGGTAGAGCACATCCTTGTGGCCCCCTGGCCGCTCGATGGGGTTGCGGATGGGGTTGAGCGGGGCCCACTGGTTGTTGGTGCTCTCCTCCCGCGGCAGCCGGCTCCTCTCCCGCTCTTTCCTGCGCTTGCGTGTCCACCACACGCACAGGACCACGCACGCCAGCCACAGCACGCTGAAGGCACCACACAGCACGGGCACCAGCAGACCTGGGGGACCGGGGAGAAGCCTGTGGGCACTGAGGCCTGGGCGCCTGCAGGGCACTAGCCACACACCCAGGCCTGGGAGGGCCCTGCGGGCCAGGCGGCCGGGCCCCACCCTCTGGTTCCTGGCTTGTGGGGAGGGTCCCAGGACGGGGGTTGGGAAGGTCGGGTTGTGGGGCTGGACAGCTGGGGCAGCAGATGCCAGGGACTTCTGTGTTCCTGGTGGCTGGCAGGGTCGGCCGGCTCTGTGCCCAACGCCTGAGTTGCCTGCCTGGTGCCTTCCCAGGGGCCTCCCTCCCGCGCTCACCTGTGGAAGAGCCGCCCATAACAACCGTCTCCACTTTGACCTCGGTGACAGCCAAGAGCAGTGAGCTGTTCCCCCGCTGGGTGATGGCGGCCACGATGGCATGGGCCGCGCCCTGGATCAGGCTGCTGTCAGGCAGGTCCCTGGCAGGGCTGAAGGACTGCGGCAAAGAACAGCATTGGGGGGATGGCCCGAGGGCCCCAGGCTCCCAAGAGCCTGCCCCCAATACTGAGGCCCTGGCCACGCTGGAGCATGGTGGGCGCACAGGAGACGAGAGCCCGGGGTCCCGCAGTGGCGACCTCATCACCAGGCagtgagtggggagtggggaggaaggagtGGAGGGGTGGAAGGTGTCCCCGTTCGGGCACACAGGAGAGCCCGGGGTCCTGTGGTGGGGACCTCGCCACCAGGCAGTGAGTGGGGGAGGTGTGTGGCCCCATTCACTGACGCCTGCTCCGAGATGGCCATCCCTTCTTGTCAGCTCTCAGCCCCCACTCCCACCTATGGGCCACACCCCAAGGGCACCACAAACCTAGTGCCTTCGCGAGGCCACAGCAACCTGGGGCTGTGCCCCTGCCTCCATCACGTCCCTGATAGCGCCATGACCGGTGCTGGCACACTTCTCACATCTTCCCCCTGCCCCTACTGTCCTTCCATCACCCAGCAGCACCCATCCATGTCCCCCACCCCCTCTGCGGCCTCAGGGCACCAAAACACTGCACGTCCCTCCTGTGCCTGGCCATGGCCTCCACCAGCCACACTGTGCCATGGCCACACCCACTGCTCTGCACACCCACCCACCATGTTCCAGAACATTCCCTCCCCTCTCCAGGCACATCTCCACCCCAGTCTCACCCGACCCCCTTGGTATCCATTCATATCTGACATCCCCCAGGGCCAGGGCAGGTGCCAGTTCCAAAGCAGGCCTCCCAGGGCAGACTAAGCCCACGGACTCTCCTGCTGCCTGTGACGTAGGGACACAAAGGCAAAAACAGAGCAGGGGACCGGGCGAGGATGCAGCTGCAGGGGAAGCGGGCTCCACACCACAGCCCTGCATTTCCCTGATGCTGGCTGGGCCCAGGGAGCAGTTCCACGGGCCTGCAGCGTGGGCAGCGAGGGGCTGCAGCCCCAGCGCAGGGAGATAGGCCTGCCTGCAGTCCTTCCGCACCAGGACTAGCCTCGCCGGAGCCTCTGCTCAGCATAGCCAGGACCTGCATAGTACGGGACCCAGGGCCCACCCAGGTGCTGCTCCCCATTGGGCACTCACCACGGCCACCTCCACAGCACTGGCCCCCGAGGACGCCCGGTCGCAAAGCAACACCAGCAGGCGGTCCCGTGCCACAGCCCTTGTGGCTGGCAGGGAGCGGATCCCGGAGCAAATGGCGCCCACCGTGGTGCCCTGGGCAGAGACAGGCAGTgcatgggcagggcagggccgTGAACCTGACACCTACGTCCCTGGACTGGCGCTGTGGGTACACGCGAGACACACCCTACAGCCCGCCCAGGAGAGCACAGCAAGGATGCTAAGGGCCTGGGGGGGCAGCTTCCCACCCGGCTGTGCCCTATACCAGGAGGCAGGAGTGATGGTGCCCACCCACCCATCCTCACGGCGGAGCCAGCTCCACCTGCAGGCCAGTGGGGGAAGGAGAGACAGGGCCGGGTACAGTGGGTCTCCTCCAGTTCTGAACCACCCCTGGGAGACAGGGGCCCAGCTCCAAGCACACAGCAGACAAAGGTGGGTCCCTGGCCAGGGCAAAACTGCCCACGGAGCTACAACCCAAGAGCTGGGACGACGCAGCCATGGCGCCGTCAGTCCAGGCCCTCAGGACAGCTGGACAAACAGGCACCCCCAGCTGGCTGCTCTCCCAGcctcctctgccacctccacccaGCACCAGGCCCAATGCCCCTCTCATCTGACCCCACAGGGCCACTCTCTGTGACCTCGCGGGGCTAGGCTTTGGCCATGCCACGAGCAGATGCCGGCGTGTGGCCTCTGCAAGCTCAGATGCCACCAGGCCCCTCACCTGGGGCACGTGGTCACGGTTGAAACGCAAGGTGAGGCGGGCACAGTTATTGTCCAGGTGGCCGGAGCGTGGCAGGCAGGGGGTGCTCGGTGGCTCTTCTGCACCGCACTCCCCCCAGGCCTCACAGGGTGGTCGCAGACACTGGCCTGGGGCCTTCTCCAGGCACCTTTGCCCCGGCGGGCACTGGGCGCTCAGGACCTCGGGCTGGCCAGCCAGCAGACAAGGCTTCCATCCACACCACACCTGGGCAGGCACGCACAGGAGGGTCAGGTGCAGGCGCACgggagggtcagatgcaggcacACAGATGAGGACCCACAGGCAGGCACAGGCCCCATGCTGGGGAGGGACACCGCCCAGGTCTGTGAGCCCCAGGGCCCAGCCCACCCCCCACCCAGGGCTCCCAGGGAGGCAGGCCAAGCTCGACATCAGAAAGGGCAGGCAGAGCAAGGCAGGACCCAGaccaggcctcagttttcccaactGCACATCGAAGCATGGGGCCTGGCTGAGCTCCCTCCTCCCTGGGTGTCCCTCAAGTGGGGGGCAGACAGCTCTGAGTCCATCCTGACCCCAGCACCCGCCTCCTGATCTCACAGAGTGGTTAGGGTCAGCGTGCACCAGCCTCGGGTAGGGCAGGGAGGCTCACGGGCAGCCACACCTTGCTGCAGTCACGGCGGCCATCCAGGCAGCGGCAGCTGTTGCAGTCTTCCACCCAGGAGCTTCCGTGTGGGAATGGAGTGCCCTGGGACCAGCAGGACCTTCCGAACCCGATCACTGTAGGGAGAAGGGGCTCGAGGGTCAGCAGTGGGCATCTGGCCCTTGGAGCTGGGTGTCACCCATGTCCCCCAACCCACCCCAGCCCAGGGCAATCATACAGGGCCTACCTTCCTGGCACCGGGGGCCGGCTCGGCCGGGTGGGCAGCTACAGCGATACCCGTTGATCTCATCCACACACGTGGCCCCATAGGCACAGGGCGAGGACTGGCACTCGTCGATGTCTGCAGGGAAAGCCACCGCTGCTCAGTGCAGTGAGGCCAATGCCCACCGCAGGACCGGCATGGCCTAGGGCAGCGGGGAGCCAGTGGCACACAGGCGCAAGCCCCAGGATGATGAGGAGCAGCCCCTGGGCCAGCAAAGAGGCCTCGCCAGCCCTGCATGGCCCACCTGCCCCAGAGCCCAAGCTGCTGCCTGCCTGAGGCCTTCCTGAGCCCAGCCTGACCCTGGCCCAACAGCACCCTCCTCCATCTGCTTCTGCAGTGGGCCTGTCCCATCCTGGGTTAGCCCCAGCTGCTGCGTCGGACCAGCCAAGGGGTGCCGGACAGACAGCTGGGCCAACACCCAGAGACGACAGCCCTGCGGCCACAGAGGAGCCCACGTCAGGCTGCACGCTCCAACCCCCATAGCTCCCTTGGCCCCGGACTGGTCCCCCAGGCTGGGGCCCCCCAGTTAATCACTTGGCAGGGTACACCGCAGGACCCCACAGGACATAGAcatgtggggaaactgaggctcagaagagcGACAGGAAGTGGTTGTGGCCACACTGCCCTTCAAGGGACGTGGACGTTGATGTCCCCAGACTCCTGACACCTCGGCTGGGTTGAGGGGCTCCCGGGGCTGGGGCTGTCTGGCCACTCACTGATGCGGCAGTCAGGCCCCGCGAAGCCAGGAGCACACTCGCAGCGGAACCAGTTGACGCCGTCAACACAGATGCCACCATTGTAGCTGCAGAGCAGAGGGTGGGCATCAGGCGGCCCCCCGTGGTACGCCAAGTCCCACCCACCCCTGCTGCGGCCCCCAGGGTGCCACTCACCAAGGCAGAGGGTTGCAGTCGTTGGTATCTGGTTTGGGAGAAGAGAAGGCAGGGGATCAGTACCCACCCCCCAagcgtgccaggcactgtccagGCTGGCTCGGCATGATCAGgctgtggggctggggagggtcaTCAAGGAGGGTGCCTTTtgctgggggcagggggcagcAGGGGGAGGGGCTGGCAGAAGGGGATGGGGGGTGAGTCGGGGGCAGGGATGTCATCTGGATGGAGGAAAGCGGCCCCCACCCATACCCCTCCCACACTCACTGTGAGTGCAAGTACGACCCTCCCAGCCGTCCCGGCAGATGCAGGAGAAGGAGGCCCCACTGCCCACGCAGGTGCCCCCATTCACACAGGGGTTGGGCAGGCAGCTGCTGTTCTTGGCTgtaaggagaggagaaggagggagctTCTCACCTGGCCCCCGGCAGGCCCTGGGTCTCCACACAGTGCCCCCAACCCAGACAGGGCAGACAGACCcaggggcagggggcaggtgTGGCCCTCAAAAAAGACCCCTCAGCCCATCACGCCCGAGGGAGCGGCAGCTGGGAGGGCACATGCCCGGCGGTCGCAGGGGCACTGGGGGCTCCTCACCGACAGCGCAGGTGCTGCCCTTCCAGCCGGGGGGGCAGGCGCAGCGGAAGGTGTCGCCGCTGTCGTAGCAGGTGCCGCCGTTGCTGCAGGTGTAGGCGTCGCACTGGAACTCGCCTGTGGGCACATGGGCCGCTCAGCAGGCGGGACCCAGACCGCCAAGGCCAGGGTCCTGGGGGCAGCCCCCGGCGGCCGGGGCCTGCGGACACTCACGTGAGTGGCAAGTCTTGCCCTTCCAGCCGTCGTCGCACGCGCAGTAGAAGTCATTGACCAGGTCGTAGCAGCGGCCGCGGCTGTGGCAGGGATCGGGAAGGCAGTCGTTGGGATCTGGGGGCGAGGACGCCGGTCAGCGGGCGGGGGGTCACCGGCGCTCGGGGAGGGCTTCCAGGGGGAGGAAGCACTGGAGCCGGGCCAGGTGAGGACAGAGAGGGGTTGGGAAGGAGCTTCGGGCAGAGGGAGCTGGCCCCGGGCATGGGGGCAGCCTGGGATTCCACCCCGTGGTGGCAGCACCCTCTGGCCAGGCCTTTCTGGGTACGGGGCCTGCTGCACCCAGACAGTGGCCCACCTCAGGGGGATGAGGGGCCCACGGGGGTGGAGGCACAGGCCGTGTGGGCGGGTGCTGGAACACTCACTGGTGTCGCAGAGCTCGCCCTCCCAGCCACTGGGGCAGAAGCAGCGGAAGGCGTCCACCTCGTCGATGCACGTGCCCCCATTGCGGCAGGGCTGGCCCAGGCAGTCGTCAATGTCTGCAGAGGTGAGCAGGGTGAGCCAGGGCCTCAGGCCAGCCCAGCCCCACCACCAGCCCCGCTGTTCGCGGCCACTCACTCTCATGGCAGTAGGTGCCAGTGAAGCCGCTGTCACAGATGCAGGAAAAGTTGCCCCCTGGCTGGCTGATGCAGCGTCCGTGGGGGCCACACACGCCGGAGGCTGCTGTGCCAGGCATCCCAGGCCCTGCATCTGACCCGCAGCCATCGATCACTATGGCAGGCAGTACAGTCAGGAGTCAGGCCCGCCCCTGCCCCACCAtctcccccaccaccccatgCCGCACCCAGCACCTCTGCAGGCCCCGCCAGGGCACGGCTCGCGGGGCACGGAGCAGTTCTTGCCACCGAAGTCATCAGGGCAGGCGCAGTAATAGTCACCCTCCAGGTTATAGCAGCGGGCGCCGTTCCGGCAGGGGCTCGGCTCACAAAGGTCGACATCCACCTGCAGGGTGGGGAGTGCCTGTGagagcccaggcccaggcccaggccggGAACACAGGCCAGGCCTCTGTCCACACGACGGCAGATCCCTGGGAACCCCCAGGCCCCTCCGCCCTGGGCCTGACAGTGCCAGCCAGAGCCCAAGACCCCTGCACACCTGAGACTGCCCAGGCCTTGTCAGCTGAACGCAGATCCCTGtgggcccccacccccacctccactgcAGCCCAGCTTCCTCAGTGTCCCTCGGGAGGGATGTGGCCTCGGCCCCTGCTGCTGGCAGGAAGGACAGCGCCTGGCCACCCTCAGAGCCAAGACTGGGTCTTTTCCAGGGCCAGCCACTGCCATGCTTGCAGGTCCTGAGGTCAGACCCCTGCCCTGGGCCCCAAGAAGCCGTCTGGACAGGAGGCACATCCTCTGCACCAAGGCCAGGGCAGGATCGCGGGCGGCCGAGAGTGGTagggaggtgggtggggggaggcagGGAAAAAGGGAAGGTAAGAGGAGGGGGTGGTAGGGAGGCAGGTAATGGGGAGGCAgggttgggggaggtgggggaggggggtggtaGGGAGGTGGGTGGCGGGAGGCAgggttgggggaggtggggaaggggagtggTAGGGAGGTGGGTGGCGGGAGGCAgggttgggggaggtggggaaggggagtggtagggaggtgggtggggggaggcagGGAAAAAGGGGAGGTAAGAGGAGGGGGTGGTAGGGACGCAGGTAATGGGGAGGCAgggttgggggaggtgggggaggggggtggtagggaggtgggtgggaggaggtggggaagggggtggtagggaggtggggaagggggaaggcAGGTTACTTTGGAGACAGGTGgaaaggggaggttggggaggggaTCCAGTACCAACAGATAGTCAGAGGGAGGCGAGAGCATCAGCCCTGAGAGAGATGCCCACTCCGACCCAGGACTCAGCTATGACAGGTGTATGCCCCTCCGCCATCAGGCACCCACCCTACCCCATGTGCTCTGCCCACCAGAGCCCCCTGCCCTCCAGTCCCGAGGGAGTGTAAAGATGGACAGATAGGCCTGGGCAGCCAGCAGCCCGGGGATTCCTAGCCCAGGCCACCAGGAGACCCATCACAACAAGCAAGGGCCACAGGGGGCCAAGCCTGGTGACCTGTGACAGCCCCGCCTGCCCACCTGGCACCCAGTGGAGGGCTGAGCCTGGGATGCCTTGGGGACAACTCCCCCTGCAGCACCCCTGGGTCACTCAGGCCCCATGGTTGGGGGACGAGGGCTGCCCTACAGCTCCCAGAGCAGCGGGTGGGGCAGGGTGACCAGGCAGACCTCACCTCACAGAGAGGCCCGGAGAAGCCCTGGGGGCAGTGGCAGTGGAAGCCGTCGGCCAGGTCCTCGCACAGGCCGCCGCTGTGGCAGGGGCTGCTGGCACACTCGTCTCGTTCCAGCTCGCAATGCCGGCCTCCGAAGCCCCGCGGGCACACACACTGGTACCCGTTCACCAGGTCCTGGGCGGGCCAGCCAGGTGAGCCTCCTGCAGGCACCCCGACAGCCCCACAGCACCCGCGCCACACACCCTCCCAGCCTCGCCTCACCTTGCAGGTGCCCCCGTGCTGACACTGCCCGCGACAGTCGTTGACGTCTGGGGGGCAGAGGAGCAGGGTCAGAGGCAGGGTCCCACGTGCCTCGGCCCACCCGCCGGCGCCCACCCCCCATACTGACTGATGTGGCAGTTGATGCCCTTCCAGCCCGGGATGCAATCACAGTAATAGCCGCCAATCAGGTTTTTGCAAGAAAAAGCGTTAAGGCACGGCTTCCCTTCACACTCATTGGCGTCTGTGAAAGAGACAAGGGGGAGCCGTGGGGCTCGGGCCCTGCCTGCCCCGCAGCACCGGCACCTGGCGCCCGCAGCccagcagcaccagcagcagccCCAGCAGCCCGCATGCGCGGCCCACGTTCCTGTGGACACGCTCGGAGCCCTTACCCAGCTGGCAGGTGGCCCCCACCCACTGCTCGGGGCAGATGCACTCGAAGCCATCCACCTGGTCCACACAGGTGCCACCGGCCGCACATGGGTTCGAAGCACACTCATCGATGTCTGCAGAGGGTGGAGAAAGGTGGGGCCCTGGCAGTGTGAGCCATGGGAATACGGTCCCCGTGGGCAGGTGGCGCCGCAAGCCTGGGTCTTCCTGCCACTTGTCCTCGCCAAGCCAGCCGCAGCCACACGTGTGACTtgaccactgcaccccacccccgGCGAGTTGCCCCACTCCCAGACCCCCACTGATGCTAGGCAGGAGTCCCCCACTCATGTGCAGACACTCACCAAGGGCACAGGTGGGCCCGCTCCAGCCCGATGGGCAGTGGCATTCGAAGCCAGATGGCACCTCATGGCAAGAGCCCCCATTGGCACATGGGTTGGAGGTGCAGGCGTGCTCAGCTGTAGAACCACGGGGAGGGGGCAGAGCTGGCAGCCAGGCCCCCAGCTTTCCACAAGCACTCCTCCCCAAGCCCACAGGTTCCCAAGCTGGGGGTCAGGGGCCCACCACACAGGAGGCCAGAGGGATGGGGCCTGACCGGCTCCCCAGGGAACCAGTCcctgcctggccagaacttgggtGGCCAGCCCCCCACGTACCCTTCTCACAGTTCCTGCCCGAGTAGCCGTCAGGGCAGGTGCAGCGGTACTGGTCGGGCTCAGCGTTGATGCATGTGCCTCCGTTGGTGCAGGGGTGGTGGCTGCCACAGTAGTTCAGgtctgggggcaggggtgggatgCTCAGGGGAAAAGCCGGACCCCCGCTCCCCCACAACCCACACTTCGATGGCAGAGCATTAGGCCTGCCGCCCCCCACCACTACCTTTGTCGCAGAGCAGGCCGCCCCAGTTGGTCTCACAGTTGCACTGCCAGGGCTCCACACAACTGCCATGCACGCAGCCGGGGTATGGGACACACTCATCGCAGAACCTCCCTTGCCAGCCGTAGCTGCACCTGGGGGAAGAAGGAGGGGTGCAACACCCAGTGAGCTGTGGCGCCTGAAAGGGTGGCAGGGGAGCCAGGCACAGTCACCCACACCACACCCAGGGCCGGCGGGCGGCCTCAGGCCTTTGAACTGGAGCAGCCCGAGCCAGGCAGGGGTTGCAGCCCCGCCAGCCAGCCCCACTGTCACGGGCATTCCCGGCCGCTGGCTGCCGACGGTCAGCCCCAGCTGTCCCGTCACTCCTCCCTGAGCTATTTTGGGACTCACCCGTGAGCTGGGCCCCGAGAGCAGGCGCCAGGAAAGGAAGGCCCTGCCGGGACCCCGGAGATGAGAATGCCGGCTCGGACTCACCAGGGGCTGCCAGGGCCGGGCGGACAGCAGGGGAGCACTTCTGGCCCTGCCTCGGCCATGTGTCCCTGGGCACAGCACGTGCCCTCACCCCCACCTCAAAGGCAGTCATTTCGCTCGCTCCCAGTAAAGTCCCACAAGGTACCCATCTCACAGATGGGGCTACTGAGGCCCACAGGccggcctgggccagccctgctCAGGGTAGTTCCTGACTCTGCAGGAGCTCCAGCTGCACCCCCAGCTGCAACCCCAGGACACAACCCCCAGGCCTCACCCTGCCCCAGGCTATTGGCCAACGTCCCATCTTGGGAGTCCCCCAGGAGAGGGCAGGTGGCCAGGATAGAACTTGGCCTGACTTGAGGGTGCCTCCGTCAGGGGAGAGAGCCTGCAACGACGACACCCCAAGGCCCAGCGGGCTGCCATCCAGGCCCTGCCGGGACTCCCGGGGGGCCCTTCCTAGAACTCTCCGGCCCTGCAGGACGGGAATGTCATCCAGGCCACGTCACTTCCACACCGGCACCCGCCAcactttatttttgtaaaaggAAAGAACCACGGCCCTTCCTGAGCCGCCCTCAAGCCACACAGCCAGCATGGAAGGCCTATCGGCCCAGTTCGGCTGcc
It includes:
- the JAG2 gene encoding protein jagged-2 isoform X1, with the protein product MRAQGRGRLPRRLLLLLALWVQAARPMGYFELQLSALRNVNGELLSGACCDGDGRTTRAGGCGHDECDTYVRVCLKEYQAKVTPTGPCSYGHGATPVLGGNSFYLPPAGAAGDRARARARAGGDQDPGLVVIPFQFAWPRSFTLIVEAWDWDNDTTPNEELLIERVSHAGMINPEDRWKSLHFSGHVAHLELQIRVRCDENYYSATCNKFCRPRNDFFGHYTCDQYGNKACMDGWMGKECKEAVCKQGCNLLHGGCTVPGECRCSYGWQGRFCDECVPYPGCVHGSCVEPWQCNCETNWGGLLCDKDLNYCGSHHPCTNGGTCINAEPDQYRCTCPDGYSGRNCEKAEHACTSNPCANGGSCHEVPSGFECHCPSGWSGPTCALDIDECASNPCAAGGTCVDQVDGFECICPEQWVGATCQLDANECEGKPCLNAFSCKNLIGGYYCDCIPGWKGINCHINVNDCRGQCQHGGTCKDLVNGYQCVCPRGFGGRHCELERDECASSPCHSGGLCEDLADGFHCHCPQGFSGPLCEVDVDLCEPSPCRNGARCYNLEGDYYCACPDDFGGKNCSVPREPCPGGACRVIDGCGSDAGPGMPGTAASGVCGPHGRCISQPGGNFSCICDSGFTGTYCHENIDDCLGQPCRNGGTCIDEVDAFRCFCPSGWEGELCDTNPNDCLPDPCHSRGRCYDLVNDFYCACDDGWKGKTCHSREFQCDAYTCSNGGTCYDSGDTFRCACPPGWKGSTCAVAKNSSCLPNPCVNGGTCVGSGASFSCICRDGWEGRTCTHNTNDCNPLPCYNGGICVDGVNWFRCECAPGFAGPDCRINIDECQSSPCAYGATCVDEINGYRCSCPPGRAGPRCQEVIGFGRSCWSQGTPFPHGSSWVEDCNSCRCLDGRRDCSKVWCGWKPCLLAGQPEVLSAQCPPGQRCLEKAPGQCLRPPCEAWGECGAEEPPSTPCLPRSGHLDNNCARLTLRFNRDHVPQGTTVGAICSGIRSLPATRAVARDRLLVLLCDRASSGASAVEVAVSFSPARDLPDSSLIQGAAHAIVAAITQRGNSSLLLAVTEVKVETVVMGGSSTGLLVPVLCGAFSVLWLACVVLCVWWTRKRRKERERSRLPREESTNNQWAPLNPIRNPIERPGGHKDVLYQCKNFTPPPRRADEALPGPAGHAGVREDEEDEDLGRGEEDSLEAEKFLSHKFTKDPGRSPGRPAHWASGPKVDNRVVRSINEARYTGKE
- the JAG2 gene encoding protein jagged-2 isoform X2, translated to MRAQGRGRLPRRLLLLLALWVQAARPMGYFELQLSALRNVNGELLSGACCDGDGRTTRAGGCGHDECDTYVRVCLKEYQAKVTPTGPCSYGHGATPVLGGNSFYLPPAGAAGDRARARARAGGDQDPGLVVIPFQFAWPRSFTLIVEAWDWDNDTTPNEELLIERVSHAGMINPEDRWKSLHFSGHVAHLELQIRVRCDENYYSATCNKFCRPRNDFFGHYTCDQYGNKACMDGWMGKECKEAVCKQGCNLLHGGCTVPGECRCSYGWQGRFCDECVPYPGCVHGSCVEPWQCNCETNWGGLLCDKDLNYCGSHHPCTNGGTCINAEPDQYRCTCPDGYSGRNCEKAEHACTSNPCANGGSCHEVPSGFECHCPSGWSGPTCALDIDECASNPCAAGGTCVDQVDGFECICPEQWVGATCQLDVNDCRGQCQHGGTCKDLVNGYQCVCPRGFGGRHCELERDECASSPCHSGGLCEDLADGFHCHCPQGFSGPLCEVDVDLCEPSPCRNGARCYNLEGDYYCACPDDFGGKNCSVPREPCPGGACRVIDGCGSDAGPGMPGTAASGVCGPHGRCISQPGGNFSCICDSGFTGTYCHENIDDCLGQPCRNGGTCIDEVDAFRCFCPSGWEGELCDTNPNDCLPDPCHSRGRCYDLVNDFYCACDDGWKGKTCHSREFQCDAYTCSNGGTCYDSGDTFRCACPPGWKGSTCAVAKNSSCLPNPCVNGGTCVGSGASFSCICRDGWEGRTCTHNTNDCNPLPCYNGGICVDGVNWFRCECAPGFAGPDCRINIDECQSSPCAYGATCVDEINGYRCSCPPGRAGPRCQEVIGFGRSCWSQGTPFPHGSSWVEDCNSCRCLDGRRDCSKVWCGWKPCLLAGQPEVLSAQCPPGQRCLEKAPGQCLRPPCEAWGECGAEEPPSTPCLPRSGHLDNNCARLTLRFNRDHVPQGTTVGAICSGIRSLPATRAVARDRLLVLLCDRASSGASAVEVAVSFSPARDLPDSSLIQGAAHAIVAAITQRGNSSLLLAVTEVKVETVVMGGSSTGLLVPVLCGAFSVLWLACVVLCVWWTRKRRKERERSRLPREESTNNQWAPLNPIRNPIERPGGHKDVLYQCKNFTPPPRRADEALPGPAGHAGVREDEEDEDLGRGEEDSLEAEKFLSHKFTKDPGRSPGRPAHWASGPKVDNRVVRSINEARYTGKE